Genomic DNA from Candidatus Deferrimicrobiaceae bacterium:
AAGCAGCTTCGTCATCCAGAAATTCCTCTTTTCCCCCGCGGAGGAGAAGTTCGGCCTGCTGGTCCGCATCACCCAAGGAACCATGGCCTACCTCTCGGGTCTCATCGGGAAGCTGTCCCCCGAGTCGGTGCGTTTCGAGACCCCGACGGCCTCCATCGGGGTCCGGGGGACCCGCTTCGCCGTGAAGACCGGGGAACCCGCCTCGCGATGAAGGGGAATGGGTAGCCACGGCGTCACGACGGGACGGCGGGCGATGCCGCGCAAGTTCGCGGCCTGCTTCGCCATCCTGATGCTTTCCGCCGCATGCGCCACAGCCCCGAAAGCCCCTCCCCCACCGGTTCAGGACGTTTTCATCCTTCTCCCCGACGACCAGGGAAAAACCGGCGCCATCATCGTTTCGGGAGCGGGGGGAAAACGTCTCCTCTCGGAGCCCGGCCAGGCCGTGACCGTCGCGCCCGGTGCCCCCCCGGGCAAGCCCTTCATCATGCCCATGGAAGAGGTGCGCACCCTGGTCGGTCCGGCCCTCACGGCCCTCCCCAAGCCTCCGTTGCGGTTCATCCTGTACTTCCCGCACGACGACTTCGAGCTCACCAAGGAATCGCGCGCAAAGGTGCGGGAGGTGATCCGGGCCATCAAGGAACGCCCCCCGGGGGACGTCAGCGTGGTGGGGCATACCGACAGGGTGGGCACCCGCCGCTACAACTACCTACTCTCCCTCGAGCGTGCCCAGGCGGTGGCTTCCTTCCTCATCGCCGAGAGAGTGGACCCGTCCATCCTCGCGATCGATTCCCACGGGGAGGACAATCCTCTCGTCCCCACCGGCGACGAGGTTTCCGAGCCACGGAACCGCCGCGTGGAGGTGACGGTGCGATAAGGTGCGACGTCCGCCCCGGCTTCCCAACGTCCCCATCCTCCTCACCGGCGTCCTTCTCACCCTTCTCGTGGGAGCGATGTACCTATGGCCTCCTCCCCTGGTTCTTTTCCTGGAAGGGAAGATCTACGACTCCTTCCTGCGCTCCGCCCCGCACCGCTCCCCTTCCGGCTCCGTGACGGTCGTGGATATCGACGAATCGACCCTCGAAGGCCTGGGACAATGGCCGTGGCCCCGCTACCGCGTGGCGCTCCTCCTGGAAAAGATCCGGGAAGCCGGGGCAACCGCGGTGGGCCTCGACATGGTCTTCGCGGAACCCGACCGGACGTCTCTGGGCTCCCTCTCCGGAGAGATCCTCCGGGACCTCGGGGCAAAGATCGACCTGGCGGGACTCCCCCCCGAGGCGAGGAACAGCGACCAGGCTCTGGCGAAAACCCTGGCCGGCGGCCCCTTCGTCCTGGGTTATCACTTCGACTTCGACGCGTCGCGGGGGGAGTCGTGCGTTCTGCACCCGTTGCGCGCGGCGGTGCGTTCGGAATCGGGGACGGACGGAGCCGGGAGTTTCTTCGACGCCCCGGGGGTCGTCTGCAACCTCCCCGTCCTGGCACAGGCCGCGGACTCCTCGGGCTTTTTCAACGTAACCCCCGACCCCGACGGGGTGCTGCGGCGCATCCCCATGGTGGTCCGCCACCGGGGCCTCCTCTACCCGAACCTCGCTCTGGCCGTCTACCTGCGCGCCCGCGGCGGCGATCCCATCCTGGAGACGGGCCCGGAGGGGGTCGGTGCGCTGCGCCTGGAAGGGAGGAGAATCCCGCTCGACCGGGGCGGCAACCTCCTGGTGAACTACCGCGGCCGCCGCCGCACCTTCCCGCACGTCTCCGCAGCCGCTCTCCTCGACGGGACGGCGGACCCGGCCGCGCTGAAAGGAAAGATGGTCGTCCTGGGGACCACCGCCGCCGGACTCAAGGAGATCCGGACCACGCCGCTGGAAGCCTCCCAGCCGGGGGTCGAGATCCAGGCGACCGTCATGGACAACCTCCTGGCGGGGGACCCGATCGCGGTTCCCCGGGGGTCACGGGGGATCCAGATCCTTCTGGTCTTCGTCCCCGGCCTCCTCCTGACGGCGCTCATGGCCAGGGCCCGGGCGGTGTGGGGCCTGGCGGCAGTCGTTCCCGCATCGGCCGGCATCTGGCTCGGGGCCGACTGGCTCCTGGCCTATCGCCAGATTTTCCTCCCCCCGCTCATGCCGGTGGCGACCCTCCTGCTCGTATTCCTCCTGCTCACCTCCCTGCGCTTCCTGCAGGCGGACCGGGAAGTCCGCGAGCGGACCCGGAAGCTGGCCCTCACCCAGGGAGCCATCATCCAGAGCCTGGCTTCCCTGGCCGAGACCCGACACCACGAGACGGGCGGGCACATCCAGCGCACCCGGCATTACATGCGGGTGTTGGCCAATCGCCTGAAGGACCATCCCCGCTTCCGTCACTACCTGGATGACGCCGCGGTCGACCTCCTCTTCCGCCTCGCCCCGCTCCACGACATCGGCAAGGTGGGAGTGCCCGACGAGATCCTTCTGAAACCGGGCCAGCTGACCCCGGTGGAGTTCGAGAAGATGAAACGGCACACCTTGTACGGCTCGGAGACGATCCGGCTGGCGAAAAAACTTCTGGGGGAGGAATCCTTCCTCCAGATAGCCGACGAGATCACCCTCAACCACCACGAAAAGTGGGACGGCACCGGATACCCCCGCGGCCTCAAGGGGGAGAATATCCCCATCCCGGGGCGCATCATGGCGGTGGCGGACGTCTACGACGCCATCACCCACTACCGCGGATACCAGGCCGCATTCTCCCATGAAGAGGCGGTGCGCGTCATGGTCGGGGATCGGGGGACGCACTTCGACCCCGACGTGCTGGACGCCTTCCTGGAAGTCCAGGAGGAGTTCCGGCAGATCGCCGGCCGCTACCGCGGCGCATGCGTGGAGCCCAAGCCACCCCCCGGTTCCTGAGCGGTTCATGGGCGGGAAAGGATCCTAAACCTGAACCGCCGGGATTCCGATAAGAATCAGGCGGATGATTCACTCTTGGAGGACCCTGCATGTCCAGAGTCGGAAAGCGGCAAACCACTCTCGCGAGGAAGAAGATCCCCGAGGACAAATCCCGGCAACGGGAGGCGGAAGACGCGGGGGTCATGATGGCGGATGTCGCCCTGATGGAGGAACCTCGCTCTTTGGCGATTCCCGCCTTGCCGGATGCGATGAGGCAGGCAGGTTCCCTTCTCTCCCGCAACCGTTCCCTCGCGGTGCTCTACATCAACTGCTCCCGCATCAACAAGATCGAAAACCTCTGCGGCAAGAAATCCTACCTGGACATCATGGGGAAAATCCATGAGGTCATCACGGGGATGAAAGGGAACCAGATCCGCCAGGATGATCTCATCGTCGCGAACAATACCGGGAGCGACGAATTCACGATATTCCTCTCCGGCAAACGGACGGACATGGACTATTGCCCCTCCGACCTGGAAAGCCTCTGCGAACGGGTGACGGCCTATCTGAACCAGAGCGTTTTCCCGATCACGTTCCCCTATCTCCGGGGGAACCCGAAGATCTCCATCGGATACGCCGTGGTCATCCATAACCCGCTGATGCGGGAGGAGCGCCTCCTGAACAAGGTCATCGAAGACGCGAAGACCATGTGCAACTTCTTTGAGTTCAAACGGGTGATGCGGTACAAGGAAAAGCTCCAGGAACTCATCCTCAAGGAGAGCATCCGCACGATCTTCCAGCCGATCGTGGATTTTTCCCGGAACGAGATCCTCGGCTACGAGGCGCTGACCCGCGGCCCGGCGGATACGGAATTCGAAAACCCGTATATTCTCTTCGACGCGGCCGCCGAGACCGACCTGCTCTTCGAACTCGACCGGCTGTGCCGGAAGAAATCGCTGCAGAACGCCAAGGGGCTGAAAAACGCCCACCGACTGTTCGTCAACTGCCTCCCGTCCATGGTGCTGGACCCCGACTTCCGGGACGCCTATCTCAAATCCCTGCTCGAAGAGCTGAGGCTGAACACCTTCAACATCGTGTTCGAAATCACGGAGCGCGAGGCGATCGAGAATTACGATCTTTTCAACAAAGCGGTCCAGTATTACAAGGACCTGGGCTTCGCCATCGCCGTCGACGACACCGGATCGGGGTTTTCCAGCCTGGAAACCGTGGTCGAACTGAAGCCCCACTACATCAAGCTCGATCTTTCCCTGGTGCGCGGAATCGAGAAAAACATCCTGAAGCAGGAACTGATCAAGGCCATCCAGAGTCTGGCGGTAAAGATGGACTCCCTGGTGATCGCGGAAGGGATCGAGACCGAGGAGGAATTGAACACGCTCAGGCAGATCGGCGTGACCGTCGGCCAGGGATACTATTTCGCAAAACCGGGCCCGGCGTTCCCGCCCCTCCGATAAACGACGGACCGGCCAGACCCCGTCGCCATCCGGCAAGGACCCCGATAGAAGGCGTCTTCCCTTTCTCCGTTGCGGACAGGTGACGGCAGGATTTCGTCCCCTGGAATCGGGAAGACCCCCTACGTTCCGTCCACGGCAACCCCGTTCCTTGTTCCCCGGTCCGTGCGGGTCTATCCCTTTCTTCTCCCTCCCAGTGCCGCCCCGACCGTCTTGAGGCCGGCCAAGGCACCGTCGGGAACCGACAGGTGCGGATCGTCGATCCACGGTTCCCGGGGATTGATCCGGATGACCGTCACCCCCGCCCGGCGTCCGAGACGTTCGCTCAGGGCCCGGATGGTCGGAATGGCCGTACCTGCGCCCATTTCGACGACGACCGTCTTGCGCGCCCGGGATTCCTCCAGGAAGATCCCGAAGCGGGCTTCCTGGGCATCGGTGCGAACGCTCAGCCAGGAGAAATCGCCGAACATGAGGATATTGGGCCTCGCCACGCCGCCGCACCTTGCGCACAGGGGGATATGTGCGGCCCGCATGGTGTCGTGATCGACCGGGATTTCCTCCCGGTTCGGCCAGATCGCATCGGAGCATGGCCCCGTACACTGGAGGTGATGGATGGAACCGTGGACCTCCAGCACCTTTTCTTCCTCGAACCCCGCCTTCTGGAACTGGCCGTCCACGTTGGAGGTGACGACGAAATGCGTAAGGCCGAAGCGTTCGATCCACTGTTTCAGGAGAAAAAACCCTTCGTGGGGCTCCGCGTACCGGTAGAGGTTCGTCCGGTGGCCGTAGAACCCCCAGCCGAACGCAGGGTCGCGCAGGAAATGGACCGGGTTGGCGGCTCCCACGAACGATATTCCGAGCCGCTCGTACATCGGATACGCGTTCCAGAATCCCCGCTCCCCGCGAAAGTCCGGCAACCCGGAATCCACCCCCATGCCCGCTCCGGCGGTAACGACCAGGGCGTCGGCCCTCCCGATCGCATCGGCCGCACGTCTGCATGTCTCGGCGGTATCCATCCCGATCCCCCTTATGCACGCGTCGTCCGGATCATCTCCCGCGCACGACTTTCCTGACAGAGATTATGCGAAAAGTGGGAGCGGGAGCACAAGGGGAGCAACGGTCCGTGACGGGATATTGCGGCGTCCTCCCCTTGAGAAATTCCGGGTTTCCCGATACTATGCGTATGGGACCGCCGGAGATATCTTCACGAAAAAACAGGAAGAACGGACTCCTTGATCCGGAAGCTTTTCATCCCCCTATCGTGCCGGGTTTGAATATGAAACTTCTGCATTTCTACAGAAACCCCGCCCTCTCCGAAACGAAGAAGGCCTCTTTTCTCTCCTTCGCCAGGAAAAATGTCTCCCCTGGCATCAAGGGGATCGAATCGGAGTACTGTTTCAACATCGAGACGTCTGCGCCTTTGAGCGGGGCGGAACTCGACGCGCTTCGGTGGCTTCTTGCCGAGACGTTCGAGCCGGACCGGTTCGCTTCCGCGAGTTTCCTCGCGCCGGGCCCCGTCCTCGAAGTGGGCCCGCGGATGAACTTCACGACGGCGTGGTCGACGAATGCCGTCTCCGTCTGCCGGGCGTGCGGCCTGGACAAGATCAAGAGGATCGAGCGGTCGAGAAGGTTCAAGCTGCTTGCGGATTCCCGCCCCGGCGGAGACCGCCGGGAGAAATTCCTCTCCGAAGTCCACGACCGGATGACCGAATGCCCCTATCCCGAAACCCTTTCGACCTTCGAGACCGGAATCCGGCCCGAACCCCATCGCACCGTCCCTTTGATCGAAGAGGGGATCGCGGCCCTTCAGCGGATCAACGCGACGCTGGGCCTGGGGCTGGACGCCTGGGACATCGAGTACTA
This window encodes:
- a CDS encoding OmpA family protein, which codes for MGSHGVTTGRRAMPRKFAACFAILMLSAACATAPKAPPPPVQDVFILLPDDQGKTGAIIVSGAGGKRLLSEPGQAVTVAPGAPPGKPFIMPMEEVRTLVGPALTALPKPPLRFILYFPHDDFELTKESRAKVREVIRAIKERPPGDVSVVGHTDRVGTRRYNYLLSLERAQAVASFLIAERVDPSILAIDSHGEDNPLVPTGDEVSEPRNRRVEVTVR
- a CDS encoding Sir2 family NAD-dependent protein deacetylase — encoded protein: MDTAETCRRAADAIGRADALVVTAGAGMGVDSGLPDFRGERGFWNAYPMYERLGISFVGAANPVHFLRDPAFGWGFYGHRTNLYRYAEPHEGFFLLKQWIERFGLTHFVVTSNVDGQFQKAGFEEEKVLEVHGSIHHLQCTGPCSDAIWPNREEIPVDHDTMRAAHIPLCARCGGVARPNILMFGDFSWLSVRTDAQEARFGIFLEESRARKTVVVEMGAGTAIPTIRALSERLGRRAGVTVIRINPREPWIDDPHLSVPDGALAGLKTVGAALGGRRKG
- a CDS encoding EAL domain-containing protein codes for the protein MSRVGKRQTTLARKKIPEDKSRQREAEDAGVMMADVALMEEPRSLAIPALPDAMRQAGSLLSRNRSLAVLYINCSRINKIENLCGKKSYLDIMGKIHEVITGMKGNQIRQDDLIVANNTGSDEFTIFLSGKRTDMDYCPSDLESLCERVTAYLNQSVFPITFPYLRGNPKISIGYAVVIHNPLMREERLLNKVIEDAKTMCNFFEFKRVMRYKEKLQELILKESIRTIFQPIVDFSRNEILGYEALTRGPADTEFENPYILFDAAAETDLLFELDRLCRKKSLQNAKGLKNAHRLFVNCLPSMVLDPDFRDAYLKSLLEELRLNTFNIVFEITEREAIENYDLFNKAVQYYKDLGFAIAVDDTGSGFSSLETVVELKPHYIKLDLSLVRGIEKNILKQELIKAIQSLAVKMDSLVIAEGIETEEELNTLRQIGVTVGQGYYFAKPGPAFPPLR
- a CDS encoding CHASE2 domain-containing protein, producing MRRPPRLPNVPILLTGVLLTLLVGAMYLWPPPLVLFLEGKIYDSFLRSAPHRSPSGSVTVVDIDESTLEGLGQWPWPRYRVALLLEKIREAGATAVGLDMVFAEPDRTSLGSLSGEILRDLGAKIDLAGLPPEARNSDQALAKTLAGGPFVLGYHFDFDASRGESCVLHPLRAAVRSESGTDGAGSFFDAPGVVCNLPVLAQAADSSGFFNVTPDPDGVLRRIPMVVRHRGLLYPNLALAVYLRARGGDPILETGPEGVGALRLEGRRIPLDRGGNLLVNYRGRRRTFPHVSAAALLDGTADPAALKGKMVVLGTTAAGLKEIRTTPLEASQPGVEIQATVMDNLLAGDPIAVPRGSRGIQILLVFVPGLLLTALMARARAVWGLAAVVPASAGIWLGADWLLAYRQIFLPPLMPVATLLLVFLLLTSLRFLQADREVRERTRKLALTQGAIIQSLASLAETRHHETGGHIQRTRHYMRVLANRLKDHPRFRHYLDDAAVDLLFRLAPLHDIGKVGVPDEILLKPGQLTPVEFEKMKRHTLYGSETIRLAKKLLGEESFLQIADEITLNHHEKWDGTGYPRGLKGENIPIPGRIMAVADVYDAITHYRGYQAAFSHEEAVRVMVGDRGTHFDPDVLDAFLEVQEEFRQIAGRYRGACVEPKPPPGS